A single window of Sphingobacterium sp. ML3W DNA harbors:
- a CDS encoding FG-GAP repeat domain-containing protein, whose product MNNYFEKTLICIGLYILLSPFQYCSAQSTYFKDVTLTNLPQDAKAHALDVILVDVDHDGDLDLVLALESEPNRLYLNDGKGGFTWKKGVFAEKPHDTEHVRTADFNKDGFMDLIFVAEDDQNHEYYLGKGDGTFVDASDRLLGKSEANGLDIADVNGDGLVDIVIGNTGKAPQNFLWLNDPERPGYFIDHTTTALPQVNDQTQSVKLADLDGDGHVDMVLGNEVPPNRILYNDGKGNFTAHDEGLPLKVPLHTREVIVFDANGDGKPDLLFANLTSNGGAKDKDPRARLWINQGNRHLVDETESRIPEQLYSTYAAATIDFDSDGHQDIILSAIKIPPFEEMQVQALRNDGSGHFSLVTDQVIPEVTRGRSWGIAVGDVDGDGIDDMIIGGWGSQVRLLLGQVRN is encoded by the coding sequence ATGAATAATTATTTCGAAAAAACGCTAATTTGTATTGGTCTTTATATACTTTTAAGCCCATTTCAATATTGTTCGGCACAGTCAACTTATTTTAAGGATGTGACTTTAACTAACCTCCCTCAAGATGCGAAGGCACATGCTTTGGATGTTATCCTTGTGGATGTCGATCACGATGGAGATTTAGACTTAGTTTTGGCTTTGGAATCAGAACCAAATCGCTTGTACCTCAACGATGGAAAAGGTGGTTTTACTTGGAAAAAAGGTGTTTTTGCAGAAAAACCACATGATACCGAACATGTACGTACGGCTGACTTTAATAAAGACGGTTTTATGGATTTAATTTTTGTTGCTGAGGATGATCAAAACCATGAATATTATCTAGGCAAGGGCGATGGAACTTTTGTAGATGCTTCTGACCGTTTACTGGGAAAAAGCGAGGCCAATGGATTGGATATCGCGGATGTCAACGGAGATGGATTGGTGGATATCGTAATTGGCAATACAGGGAAAGCACCACAAAATTTCTTATGGCTAAATGACCCTGAACGTCCGGGTTATTTTATAGACCATACTACAACAGCTCTTCCTCAGGTGAACGACCAAACACAGTCCGTAAAATTAGCGGATTTGGATGGTGATGGACATGTGGATATGGTGCTTGGAAACGAAGTGCCTCCAAACCGGATATTATATAATGATGGAAAAGGAAATTTTACAGCGCATGATGAGGGATTGCCTTTGAAAGTACCCCTACATACCCGAGAAGTAATTGTGTTCGACGCCAATGGTGATGGAAAACCCGATTTACTTTTTGCAAACCTAACAAGTAATGGTGGCGCTAAGGACAAAGACCCTCGGGCACGTTTATGGATCAACCAAGGAAATCGTCACCTTGTTGATGAAACGGAATCGAGAATTCCGGAACAACTCTATTCAACCTATGCCGCCGCAACCATTGACTTTGATAGCGATGGACATCAGGACATTATTTTGAGTGCTATAAAGATACCCCCTTTTGAGGAGATGCAGGTTCAGGCGTTACGTAATGACGGTTCTGGTCATTTTTCTCTAGTTACTGATCAGGTAATACCAGAGGTCACACGTGGTAGAAGCTGGGGTATTGCCGTTGGCGATGTGGATGGAGACGGTATTGATGATATGATCATCGGTGGATGGGGTTCTCAGGTACGCTTATTACTTGGGCAAGTACGCAATTAA
- a CDS encoding TonB-dependent receptor, translating into MKKYKYLIIMKMIIMLLLFTVGQLHAGSFAQTVSIKKKNSSIVEVFREIKKQTGFTVLCKSEIVKNSSAVSVDFDRVPLDRALSDLLEPRGLTYVKEGKSIVVKLGHPASANRDVSTHDKGGAIHEQRSIRGQVTDQSGKPLAGVTVSIKGTTNTVATDQNGNYAITAPRGSVLMFSFLGYERKDVEATDEVVNVSLIFSQANLEEVIVTGYGTIKKSDYTGAASTIRTDRMADVPAVDFSTMLQGNAPGVQINSLSGQPGGSADIRIRGMGSINASSRPLFVIDGVPVMSGDIASSSSNNAGLDVMSTLSNADIEQITVIKDAAAASLYGSRAAGGVILITTKSGKAGKPVFSFRGGYGLSSQATDFREVMDGPQRREMLLEGLRNRARYMDKVVDETAIETYAQTNIDKYAPVPWSGWTDWKKVLFRENSPFRNADFSASGGDGKLSYYTSMGYTNQTGLTYQSGFERISGRLNVKYKMSDKLELGANILYSNIAQDVNAEGGTYTSPIYSTRHKVTGSEPVYNEDGTFFTDFFSNGERNPKAASLYNYRREQGDRSFNTVFANYKFFDDLVFNTTFSLDHTTTKYNSWSDPRSSDGEKANGSLSSSFTDYNQIVWRNSLTYTKDFASKHHLDVLAGYEVNSYKRDGIDGAKDNFPSVDKVVLSNGSVITDLSGSNLEWRLLSYLSRANYNYDNKYFLGSSIRMDGSSRIHRNSRWGTFWSLSGAWKFSNENFMESLNHIVSDGKIRVSYGTNGTLPSSYYTYMDLTGFGYPYGNNPGIRETQIGNAALRWEKQNNLNIGMDLRLFDRLGLTFEWYKRQSSDLLNDMPTSYTTGFSSYLTNIGAIRNSGIEIDLNADILRDKAFKWTSNLNFGMNKNKTVALADGSAELREGTMTHRIGQPWYSYYLIEFAGINKESGVPQYYINDPENLDARAITEDYTKANRILYKSVDPKLVGGFTNTFRYKTLDLNFTWTYSLGGYSYDSGASKTELAGKTGYDNIPQYYERRWQQPGDDTDIEMFMVGNTYDMSSVANTRRVHSTDHIRLKNVTFGISIPQHIARRLKVSNIRAYCSGVNLLTFAAYKNYDPEVPVNGTVYFESPKLKTVTFGLDVKF; encoded by the coding sequence ATGAAAAAGTATAAATACCTCATTATTATGAAAATGATTATTATGCTTCTTTTGTTTACCGTTGGACAGCTTCATGCAGGAAGTTTCGCTCAAACGGTAAGTATCAAGAAGAAGAATAGTTCTATTGTAGAAGTATTCCGAGAGATTAAAAAACAAACGGGTTTTACCGTTTTATGTAAATCGGAAATTGTCAAAAATTCATCAGCTGTAAGTGTGGATTTTGACCGGGTACCTTTAGATCGAGCACTTTCCGACTTGTTGGAACCCAGAGGGCTTACCTATGTAAAAGAAGGTAAATCAATTGTCGTCAAACTGGGGCATCCTGCGTCTGCTAACCGCGATGTGAGCACCCATGATAAAGGGGGTGCCATACATGAGCAAAGGAGCATACGTGGGCAGGTAACGGATCAAAGCGGGAAGCCGCTTGCGGGAGTGACAGTTTCTATTAAAGGAACTACGAACACGGTTGCTACCGATCAAAATGGAAATTACGCGATAACAGCTCCACGCGGATCTGTCTTGATGTTTAGTTTTTTGGGTTATGAAAGAAAAGATGTCGAGGCTACCGATGAAGTCGTAAACGTAAGTTTAATATTTAGTCAGGCGAATTTAGAAGAGGTTATTGTTACGGGCTATGGTACTATTAAGAAATCAGATTATACAGGTGCAGCATCCACTATTCGTACCGATCGTATGGCTGATGTTCCTGCGGTAGACTTTTCAACAATGCTTCAAGGAAATGCTCCTGGGGTTCAGATAAACTCACTTTCGGGGCAGCCAGGTGGTTCAGCAGATATTCGCATTAGAGGGATGGGCTCTATCAATGCTTCAAGCAGACCACTATTTGTCATAGATGGAGTTCCTGTTATGTCGGGTGATATTGCATCAAGCAGTTCAAATAATGCTGGATTGGATGTTATGTCCACATTAAGCAATGCAGATATTGAGCAAATCACAGTGATAAAGGATGCAGCAGCAGCTTCGCTTTATGGATCAAGAGCAGCAGGCGGAGTTATTCTAATCACAACTAAATCAGGAAAGGCAGGTAAACCGGTATTTTCATTTAGGGGCGGTTATGGACTTTCAAGTCAAGCGACAGATTTTAGAGAAGTAATGGATGGACCGCAACGCCGAGAGATGTTGTTAGAAGGGCTTCGAAATCGTGCACGTTACATGGATAAGGTTGTGGATGAAACTGCTATTGAAACTTATGCTCAAACCAATATCGATAAGTATGCCCCTGTTCCATGGAGTGGTTGGACTGATTGGAAAAAAGTTTTATTTAGAGAGAATTCACCTTTTAGAAATGCCGATTTTTCTGCTTCTGGAGGCGATGGTAAACTATCCTATTATACATCAATGGGCTATACCAATCAAACGGGATTAACCTATCAGTCGGGCTTCGAACGGATTTCAGGACGTTTGAACGTAAAGTATAAAATGAGTGATAAACTCGAGCTTGGTGCTAATATTTTATATTCAAACATTGCACAAGATGTCAATGCTGAAGGTGGTACCTATACTTCCCCTATTTATTCAACACGACATAAGGTAACGGGTTCAGAACCTGTTTATAATGAAGACGGAACTTTTTTTACCGACTTCTTCTCTAATGGAGAACGTAATCCGAAGGCCGCGTCCTTGTATAATTATCGTAGAGAACAAGGCGATCGTTCATTCAATACCGTATTTGCAAATTATAAGTTTTTTGATGACTTAGTCTTTAATACCACATTTAGTCTTGATCATACCACCACCAAGTACAACTCTTGGTCAGATCCGAGGTCATCAGATGGTGAAAAAGCAAATGGTTCCTTAAGTTCAAGTTTTACAGATTACAATCAGATCGTATGGCGTAATAGCCTTACTTATACGAAGGACTTTGCTTCTAAACACCATTTGGATGTATTGGCAGGTTATGAAGTAAATAGCTATAAAAGGGACGGTATCGATGGGGCAAAAGATAACTTTCCATCCGTAGATAAAGTTGTGCTATCCAATGGTTCAGTGATTACCGATCTATCTGGTTCCAATTTGGAATGGCGCTTACTCTCTTACCTATCGCGTGCAAATTATAATTACGATAATAAGTATTTTTTAGGAAGCAGTATTCGTATGGACGGCAGTTCACGTATCCACCGCAATAGTCGTTGGGGTACATTTTGGTCCTTGTCTGGAGCTTGGAAATTCTCGAATGAAAATTTCATGGAATCTTTGAATCATATTGTATCAGATGGTAAAATCCGAGTATCATACGGTACAAACGGAACATTGCCAAGCAGTTATTATACGTATATGGATTTAACAGGCTTTGGTTATCCATATGGTAATAATCCTGGTATCAGAGAGACCCAAATTGGTAATGCAGCGCTTAGATGGGAGAAACAAAATAACCTCAATATTGGTATGGATCTACGTTTGTTCGATCGATTGGGACTTACGTTCGAGTGGTATAAAAGACAGTCTTCAGATTTGTTGAATGATATGCCGACATCCTACACAACTGGCTTCTCATCATATTTAACGAATATAGGAGCCATTCGTAATTCGGGAATTGAAATTGATTTAAATGCTGATATTTTAAGAGATAAAGCATTTAAATGGACTTCAAACCTCAATTTTGGTATGAATAAGAATAAAACCGTGGCATTAGCAGATGGTAGTGCCGAGTTAAGAGAGGGCACCATGACCCATCGTATCGGACAGCCATGGTACAGTTACTATTTAATTGAATTTGCAGGAATAAATAAGGAATCTGGTGTACCTCAATATTATATTAATGATCCAGAAAATCTCGATGCTAGAGCGATCACAGAAGATTATACCAAAGCAAATCGTATCCTCTACAAAAGTGTAGATCCTAAGTTGGTGGGTGGTTTTACGAATACCTTTCGCTATAAGACTTTGGATCTAAATTTCACTTGGACCTATTCTTTAGGAGGATATTCATATGATAGCGGAGCAAGCAAAACAGAATTAGCTGGAAAAACAGGTTATGACAATATTCCGCAATATTATGAAAGAAGATGGCAGCAACCAGGTGATGATACCGATATTGAAATGTTTATGGTAGGTAACACTTACGATATGAGTAGTGTGGCTAATACGCGCCGTGTACATTCAACAGATCATATCCGATTGAAGAATGTGACCTTTGGTATATCCATACCACAACATATCGCACGTCGTCTCAAAGTTAGTAACATTAGAGCTTATTGCTCCGGAGTCAACCTCTTAACGTTTGCGGCATACAAAAATTATGATCCAGAAGTGCCAGTAAATGGTACCGTATATTTCGAATCTCCTAAACTAAAGACAGTGACTTTTGGTTTGGATGTTAAATTCTAA
- a CDS encoding metallophosphoesterase — MKHFSKMGITSFRTRLFCCFVAVFFTLDDAHAQNAKSLGKYDGPYLFHEEGEIKLVRVEDGEIEIKVGAEEPFPVTTENGQHRFEVSLHPIKTPEWSYKSQGNIMVISDPHGDFESFYSILKAQKVIGDNYEWVFGKNDLVINGDVFDRGQDVLPIFWLIYKLEAEAEKVGGSVHFLLGNHEEMILRGNYKYMQDKYHVLADSLGKSYRDFWAINTELGKWLQLRNTMEKIDDHLFVHAGLSSSMLDPQWTIPAVNDAVRAQIFEVKEERQKSSAGKFLFATEGPLWYRGMVRPEEKYHPLSETELDKMLIAFDAKRIYLGHTIFPEVTQFYKGRVIAVNVNNESNRLHGRSRGLILESDKMLVIYDDIKKNKMMGK, encoded by the coding sequence ATGAAACATTTTTCGAAAATGGGAATCACTTCCTTTAGAACGCGTTTGTTTTGCTGTTTCGTTGCGGTATTTTTCACCCTTGATGATGCACATGCACAAAATGCAAAGTCATTAGGGAAATACGATGGGCCTTACCTCTTTCATGAAGAAGGGGAAATTAAGCTCGTGCGTGTCGAAGATGGCGAAATCGAAATTAAAGTAGGTGCAGAAGAACCATTTCCGGTCACGACCGAAAATGGTCAGCATCGTTTTGAGGTATCTCTACATCCTATAAAAACTCCTGAATGGTCCTATAAAAGCCAAGGTAATATTATGGTGATTTCGGATCCCCATGGTGATTTCGAATCTTTCTATTCGATCTTAAAAGCTCAAAAAGTAATTGGTGATAACTATGAATGGGTTTTCGGTAAAAATGATCTTGTGATTAATGGTGACGTATTTGATCGTGGTCAAGATGTACTACCTATTTTTTGGCTGATTTATAAATTAGAGGCTGAAGCTGAAAAAGTAGGAGGAAGCGTTCATTTTTTGTTAGGAAATCATGAAGAAATGATCCTGCGAGGTAATTATAAATACATGCAGGATAAATATCATGTTCTGGCCGATTCATTAGGGAAAAGCTACCGAGATTTCTGGGCTATAAATACCGAATTGGGAAAATGGTTACAGCTTAGAAACACGATGGAGAAAATAGATGATCATCTGTTTGTGCATGCTGGGTTGAGTAGTTCCATGCTCGATCCACAATGGACCATTCCCGCGGTGAACGACGCTGTCCGTGCTCAAATCTTTGAAGTGAAAGAAGAACGTCAGAAATCGTCTGCAGGTAAGTTTCTTTTTGCTACTGAGGGACCACTTTGGTATCGTGGTATGGTTCGCCCGGAAGAAAAATATCATCCTTTAAGTGAAACAGAGTTGGATAAAATGCTGATCGCTTTTGATGCAAAAAGAATATATTTGGGGCATACTATTTTTCCCGAGGTAACTCAGTTTTATAAAGGGAGGGTAATAGCAGTGAATGTTAACAACGAATCCAATAGACTGCATGGCAGGAGCCGTGGGTTAATCCTAGAATCGGATAAGATGCTAGTGATTTATGATGATATAAAAAAGAATAAAATGATGGGTAAATAA
- the mnmD gene encoding tRNA (5-methylaminomethyl-2-thiouridine)(34)-methyltransferase MnmD: MEFVTTGDGSKTLFNEQIGECYHSKHGAVQESKHVFINAGLDYYMQKNAVSNLAILEVGFGTGLNFTQTLAYLSDQASTIEVDYVGIEGYPLPLEVIQEMGYGAFVSEENWKNYISGYNQALTEKIQINGQTNLSINHTLLMDFDSAINFDVVYFDAFAAIHQPEMWSDEALAHVAKFIKPGGVFVTYAITGNLKRSMKALGFTIEKVPGAPGKREMLRATKI; encoded by the coding sequence ATGGAATTTGTTACAACAGGAGATGGTTCAAAAACATTGTTTAATGAACAAATAGGAGAGTGCTATCATTCAAAGCATGGTGCAGTTCAAGAAAGCAAACATGTTTTTATTAACGCGGGATTGGACTATTATATGCAAAAGAATGCGGTTAGCAATCTTGCAATTCTTGAAGTAGGTTTTGGTACGGGGCTTAATTTCACCCAAACATTGGCTTACCTCTCAGATCAGGCCTCAACTATTGAAGTTGATTATGTAGGTATCGAAGGTTACCCATTACCACTTGAAGTTATACAAGAAATGGGCTATGGTGCATTCGTATCTGAGGAAAACTGGAAAAACTACATTTCGGGTTATAATCAGGCATTAACAGAAAAGATCCAAATTAATGGACAAACAAATTTATCTATCAATCACACCTTATTGATGGATTTCGATTCAGCAATAAACTTTGACGTTGTTTATTTCGATGCCTTTGCTGCTATTCATCAGCCTGAGATGTGGTCGGATGAAGCTTTGGCGCATGTAGCAAAATTTATTAAACCTGGTGGCGTATTCGTTACCTATGCCATCACAGGTAACCTGAAAAGAAGTATGAAAGCTTTGGGCTTTACTATTGAGAAAGTCCCAGGTGCGCCAGGGAAGAGAGAGATGCTACGAGCCACAAAGATCTAA
- a CDS encoding MAC/perforin domain-containing protein — protein MKRNKLIGALILSIALLTNCTKNDPSSESLLNNNANNQAAAGDGIYDVLGYGYDVTGEYLSLKSISYTPVLDMKRLATDHLDKINTPTTGSGDGRYFYGATAKDFVSDINVQRTFNVSATIGDEKPQQDGQQYFTPSFGTENTDHNIKDTKSRFSYGRYEHIKVVKSIQFAKYVTTDLLINYLNNDFKNNINQLSADQLVDIYGTHVLLDITVGGRMLFNFTANISSEKTTETKKSKVEGGLGFFVKKFGINFKSSKTTEEITTNFNESRERQMNIKYQGGSNSGTSVTFNSDGYSSESINIGSWEQSVTDRNCALIDITRMVPIHHFISDPTKKALVKTAIDKHIKENQITELGEVPVYQYYSSKYSNHYFSKDNYTVLPSVDGNYKNEGIAFYAFTKQKAGLIPIYQYYSSKYSNHYFSKDNHTVLPSVDGNFKNEGIAFYTYSKFNSEAAPVFQYYSSKNSDHFFSPENTPVIDAGGGNFKNEGIAFYGVKTN, from the coding sequence ATGAAAAGAAATAAACTTATAGGCGCATTGATTCTTTCAATTGCACTTCTTACAAATTGTACAAAAAACGATCCTTCATCAGAATCGTTATTGAATAATAACGCTAATAATCAAGCTGCTGCCGGTGATGGAATATATGATGTTCTAGGATATGGTTATGATGTTACTGGAGAATATTTAAGCTTGAAATCAATATCATATACTCCAGTACTTGATATGAAAAGATTAGCGACCGACCATTTAGATAAAATTAATACACCAACCACAGGTTCAGGAGATGGACGCTATTTTTATGGAGCAACCGCTAAAGATTTTGTCAGCGACATCAATGTACAAAGAACATTCAATGTATCAGCAACTATTGGAGATGAAAAGCCTCAACAAGATGGACAGCAATACTTTACACCTTCCTTTGGAACAGAAAACACCGACCATAACATTAAGGATACTAAAAGTAGATTTTCATATGGAAGATATGAACATATTAAGGTAGTAAAATCAATCCAATTTGCTAAATATGTCACTACAGACTTATTGATAAATTATTTAAATAATGATTTTAAAAATAACATTAATCAATTAAGTGCCGATCAATTAGTTGATATTTACGGTACTCACGTACTGTTAGACATTACTGTAGGAGGTCGAATGCTTTTTAATTTCACAGCAAATATCAGCAGTGAGAAAACTACAGAGACAAAAAAATCAAAAGTTGAAGGTGGTTTAGGATTTTTTGTAAAGAAATTTGGAATTAACTTCAAGTCGAGTAAGACGACGGAAGAGATAACGACGAACTTTAATGAAAGTCGTGAAAGACAAATGAATATTAAATATCAAGGTGGATCAAATTCTGGGACAAGCGTTACTTTCAATTCCGATGGTTATTCTTCTGAAAGTATCAATATAGGGTCATGGGAACAAAGTGTTACGGATAGGAATTGTGCACTTATAGATATCACTAGAATGGTTCCTATTCATCACTTCATAAGTGACCCTACAAAAAAGGCACTGGTAAAAACTGCAATCGATAAACATATTAAAGAAAATCAAATTACAGAACTTGGTGAAGTACCTGTTTACCAATACTATTCATCTAAATACTCTAACCATTATTTTTCTAAAGACAATTATACCGTTTTACCTTCGGTAGATGGAAACTATAAAAATGAAGGGATTGCGTTCTATGCATTTACGAAACAGAAAGCTGGATTAATTCCTATTTATCAGTATTATTCTTCCAAATACTCTAATCATTATTTTTCTAAAGACAATCATACAGTTTTACCTTCGGTAGATGGAAACTTTAAAAATGAAGGAATTGCATTCTACACATATTCAAAATTCAATAGTGAAGCAGCTCCCGTATTTCAGTATTATTCATCCAAAAATTCAGATCATTTCTTTTCACCTGAAAACACCCCAGTAATAGACGCTGGAGGAGGTAATTTTAAAAATGAAGGAATTGCTTTTTACGGTGTAAAAACTAATTAA
- a CDS encoding S41 family peptidase — MNLIFNNLTYKTVSIVIFSILLFSCKKHPLEDTPVSPETGTRMELTIDSLYLYAKEIYLWNEALPSYATFTPRDKYKNITPEINALRKELFDISQFKINDNTNLPYEFSYYGSPKYSSIFEQTKVNLKANLSSSRKTSNNDLTIIQINNISYLAIHEFPQLREIKSDLDEIFSEISIQSPNTIVIDLRYNQGGYIETVEYLANLIASSKLKGKVMYTESYNPTLQSGKAKILKHQPYTDSNGNSVIINGRQANMADVDYSEKGNTYYFDKKNNLESVKNIYFITSGTTASASELLISLFKPYYDVKLVGQKTFGKPVGFFAVNIDKYVTYMSSFLIKNANGWSNYFDGMQPNIEVELSSNPNLGDPNEECLKSIILDVNGDLNMPLKSETVFRKSPSSKHKYNEIGNKGMSLENRLKLKY, encoded by the coding sequence ATGAATTTAATTTTCAACAATTTAACATACAAAACGGTATCCATAGTAATATTTTCAATCCTATTATTTTCGTGTAAAAAACACCCATTAGAAGATACCCCAGTTTCTCCAGAAACAGGTACTCGAATGGAACTAACTATCGATTCCTTGTATCTTTATGCTAAAGAAATTTATTTATGGAATGAGGCTTTACCCAGTTACGCTACATTTACACCTAGAGATAAATACAAAAATATAACACCTGAGATAAATGCGTTAAGAAAGGAATTGTTTGATATTTCACAGTTTAAAATAAATGATAATACAAATTTGCCTTATGAATTCAGTTATTATGGTTCTCCTAAATATAGCTCAATTTTCGAACAAACAAAAGTAAACTTAAAGGCCAATTTATCCTCTTCAAGAAAAACAAGCAACAATGATTTAACAATAATCCAAATAAATAATATTTCCTATTTAGCGATACATGAATTCCCACAATTGCGTGAAATAAAATCTGATTTAGATGAAATATTTTCAGAAATTTCCATTCAATCACCCAATACCATCGTAATCGACCTTCGTTATAATCAGGGAGGATACATCGAGACGGTAGAATATCTAGCCAACTTAATCGCGTCCAGTAAATTAAAAGGAAAAGTAATGTATACCGAAAGTTACAATCCTACACTACAATCAGGAAAAGCTAAGATTTTAAAACATCAACCTTACACAGATAGTAACGGAAATTCTGTAATCATTAATGGCAGACAGGCAAATATGGCTGATGTTGATTATAGCGAAAAAGGTAATACTTACTATTTTGATAAAAAAAATAATTTAGAAAGTGTCAAGAACATATATTTTATTACATCAGGCACAACTGCATCAGCTAGTGAGTTGTTAATAAGTTTATTCAAGCCCTATTACGATGTCAAATTAGTTGGCCAAAAAACATTTGGAAAGCCAGTTGGTTTCTTCGCAGTCAATATTGACAAATACGTCACATACATGAGTAGCTTCTTAATAAAGAATGCAAATGGATGGTCGAATTATTTTGATGGTATGCAACCTAACATTGAAGTTGAGTTATCATCTAATCCAAACTTAGGAGATCCCAATGAAGAGTGTCTTAAAAGTATAATTCTCGATGTAAATGGAGATTTGAACATGCCATTAAAAAGTGAAACTGTTTTCAGAAAAAGTCCAAGTTCTAAACATAAATATAACGAAATAGGTAATAAAGGCATGTCTCTTGAAAATAGATTAAAACTAAAGTATTAA
- a CDS encoding RagB/SusD family nutrient uptake outer membrane protein, whose product MKHILSTVLVSCTLLVGCGDQWLEKAQPSTSTESSEAIKSARDANYALNGIYDIMRGHEYYGARMTYYGDVTGEDMLSNGDTKRAAKYYLFDLNKDNTPSSLWYQPYRVLRNTNGVLAYVAGLPQEDLSDELKDIKGQALSLRAMAHFDLVKVFGAPYTEDNGASLGIPIEIEKHISTNKPVRNTVKEVYVQIVEDLENAVKLLSAAKKNGKINKFAASQLLARAYLYMGENQKALTQASQLIQDAQGGQTSLKGQYQLWTNDEYASVWSKDYTSEVLFQLSIVKTESGPGKEGMGYLLWRNGYNDIILSDDYMNLLANDPKDVRNTIITKYSSKNVDYYYLDKYPGNTSDGENPEFADIPVLRLSEAYLIAAEAAVKLSDNANALKYLNAIVTRANPEKTVSGVVSLTRVMEERRRELVGEGHRLFDALRNNMRIERKGNAHVSPLLRAETKSFDRTYFKTLMAIPQREIDANINIIQNDGY is encoded by the coding sequence ATGAAACATATATTATCAACGGTCCTTGTATCATGTACTTTATTAGTAGGATGTGGAGACCAATGGTTAGAAAAAGCTCAGCCTAGTACTTCTACCGAAAGTTCGGAGGCTATCAAATCTGCGAGAGATGCCAATTATGCTTTAAATGGTATATACGACATTATGCGTGGTCATGAGTATTACGGTGCGCGTATGACTTATTATGGTGATGTTACTGGTGAAGATATGCTTTCAAACGGTGATACAAAGCGAGCTGCAAAATATTACCTTTTCGATTTAAATAAAGACAATACTCCATCATCATTATGGTATCAACCCTATCGTGTATTACGTAACACCAATGGTGTTTTGGCTTATGTAGCTGGATTGCCTCAGGAGGACTTATCCGATGAATTGAAGGATATTAAAGGGCAAGCTCTTAGTCTTAGAGCCATGGCACACTTTGATCTGGTGAAAGTCTTTGGAGCTCCCTATACAGAAGACAATGGCGCCTCATTGGGTATACCGATTGAAATAGAAAAGCATATTTCGACAAATAAACCTGTTCGAAATACAGTAAAGGAGGTCTACGTACAGATTGTTGAGGATCTTGAAAACGCAGTTAAGTTATTGAGTGCAGCAAAAAAGAATGGTAAAATCAACAAATTTGCAGCCTCTCAATTATTAGCGAGAGCTTACCTATACATGGGAGAAAACCAAAAAGCTCTCACTCAGGCTAGTCAATTGATCCAAGATGCACAAGGAGGGCAAACATCATTAAAGGGTCAATATCAACTTTGGACAAATGATGAATATGCCTCTGTTTGGTCGAAAGATTATACGAGTGAAGTCTTATTTCAATTGTCCATTGTAAAGACTGAGAGTGGTCCTGGAAAAGAAGGAATGGGTTATTTATTATGGCGTAACGGGTATAATGATATTATCCTATCGGATGATTACATGAACCTCTTAGCAAATGATCCGAAAGACGTTCGAAATACGATAATCACAAAATATAGTAGCAAGAATGTCGATTATTATTACTTAGATAAATACCCTGGAAATACCTCTGATGGTGAAAATCCAGAATTTGCGGATATTCCCGTACTTAGGCTTTCCGAGGCATATCTCATTGCAGCAGAAGCAGCCGTTAAATTGAGTGATAATGCAAATGCTCTTAAATATTTAAATGCTATTGTAACACGTGCTAACCCTGAAAAAACAGTTAGTGGAGTCGTTTCGTTAACGCGTGTTATGGAAGAGCGTCGACGAGAATTAGTGGGAGAAGGACATCGGTTATTTGATGCCTTACGTAATAATATGCGGATAGAAAGGAAAGGCAATGCCCATGTATCGCCTTTGTTGCGAGCAGAAACAAAATCATTCGATCGCACTTACTTTAAAACATTGATGGCGATTCCACAACGCGAAATTGATGCCAATATCAATATTATTCAGAATGATGGTTATTAA